Part of the Weissella coleopterorum genome is shown below.
ATCACAGCAATTGCACTCGCTCGATGGCTTGGTGCCACTACATCCGCAGCAATAATCGAGGCAATTGACATGAATAGACCATGCGCCAACGCCGAAACAACCCGCCCGATTAAGACCACGGTAAAATTGGGCGCCGTGGCGACCGTCACATTTCCAATAATAAAAACCAGCATGATGAGTAGTAGTAAACGTTTTTTGGGCCAATGATTTGTAAGTACCGCTAAAATAGGCGCACCAATCGTAATACCCAACGCATAAATTGAGACAGTTAAACCGGCTAACTCCATCGATATCCCAAAGTCTTGCATTAATAACGGCATAAGCCCCACACTAATAAATTCTGTCGATCCAATTGCAAATGCGCTCAAAGCTAAAGCAAATAAGATTAAATTGGGATTTGTTTTATTTTCCATTTTATTCGTCCCCCATATCAATAAAAATAGCAACGTGATATTATTATAGACGCATATAATCTTTAATCAATTAGGCACAATATTATCTCTTAGGTACTTTAAGGTAATGTTAGGTATGTCCGCAAAGGAGTTCATTTTATGTCTGAAAAAATTTATAACATTGGGGTTGAAGCCACGATTGAAATCATTGGAGGAAAATGGAAGCCCATTATTCTCTGCCATTTACGTCACCAACCCATGCGCAGCAGTGAACTCTTAAAGGTTATTCCCAATATTTCGCAGAAAGTTTTAACCACCCAATTACGTGAGTTAGAAAAAAACGAGATTATTAACCGGAAGATTTTTCCAGAACTTCCCCCACATGTTGAGTACTCCCTCTCAGAATATGGTCAATCATTAAACCAATTACTTGATCTTTTATGTACTTGGGGAGAAGTTAACATTGACCGTCGTTCAACGCGTGGTGAAGCTGTGACCGTATTAAATCGAGATAATTTAGCCTAGTTTAAATAACTTCGCACTAAGCCGTGTCGTCTCGTCACGGTTTATTTTTTTATAAAAAAATCGAAACTAACCGCAAATATTAGCGCTTAGTTTCGATTGTTTTAATAAATTAAATATGTAAAAAGTATTTTACAAATGCTGCTGCACAAGCTGCCCCTACAAAGGGTGCAATTCCAGGTACAAGCAACGCATATTTCCAGTCGGAATCTGCCTTATTAGCAATTGGTAAAATCCAATGCGCAATACGCGGCCCTAGATCTCGCGCTAAATTCATCGCGAAACCAGTTGTTCCACCAAGTCCCATTCCAATCGCCCAAACTAGTAAACCAACTCCGATCGCTGGCACACCTTCAGCCTTAATTTGGACAATTGCCAAAATTCCTGTAATAAAGATAAAAGTTGCAAAAGCTTCAACAAAAAAGTTCCGTGGTAAGTTTCGGATAGCTGGTGAAGTCGTGAAAATATTGCGAATTGTAATTCCATCAATTTTGCCCTCTGAGGCTTTAAACTGATCAGCATACATAATCCAGACAATAATTGAACCAACAATCCCCCAGCTAATTCTGCTAAGCTATATGGAATAAATGAAGACCAAGGTAAAAGTCCTAAAATACTTTGTGCCAAGGCCATTGCAGGATTCATACAAACCCCACCAAAAATAAATAATGCCACTGAAATCCCAAATGCCCAGGTCGTAATCGCAAATAAATGCCCCGAACCATGGTATTTAGTATTATTCAATACTACGTCCGAATGAACGCCAACCCCAAAAATAATCATTAAAGCGGTGCTTAAAAACTCAGCTAATAAATTATGAATCATTTTAACTCCCTAAAAATACAAATTCTACAACCTTATTATTATATCTCAACTCAAATGGTAAAGTAAATAGTATAATTAGGTTATGTTTTATTCCCCATTAAGCTCTTTATTAAAGTTTTAATGGTAAGTTCTACACTTTCACTTGATTTAAATATGAAAATAAATAATAATTATATTTATAACTAGCACCTCAAGGAGAATATAATGCTTGAAGAGTTTAGCACACATTTTGCGGCTGATATTTATAGTAACGATATTCATCATCAGGGCGCCATTCTTCAAATTATCTCAGACTACCCACGTGGTCTTGATGTAACTTCAATTCAAGAATATTTTCCGTTAAGTCGCCGGACCATATATAAATATATTGAAGAAATAAATGCAGTTGCCACCTTGGCTGAAGAAAATAAAACTGATGAAAATATTGATTATGGCGAAATAAAAAAAGAAAACAATTTATACTACTTCACAGGTAATCGCATCTCTTTTCAACATATTTACAGCAAAATTATTGATGAATCAGTAGCATTAATCATTTGTAAACAATTATTAGTGACACGAGAAATCAATGTCAAACAATTTTGTTATGACCACTATATTAGTGAAACTGCTCTGCGTCGGAACATCGTTAAATTCAATAATTATATGGAGAAGTACGGTCTCTCGATTTTAATTGCCAAAGGCTTTCTATCATTGCATGGAACAGCACCCAAAATTCGTTTTGGTTTAGCTACTTTTTTATGGCGGAATTATCGTGGCCTACAGTGGCCTTTCCCTAACGTTTCTCAAAAAAGCATGCGTAATTTAGCTTTACGCATTGGAACCATTTATTCAATTGATTTTAATCAAGGTAAGTTAATGGAACTCATGTACATCTTAGGCACCAACTTCTCTCAAATCTCAGTTAATAATTTTATTAGCCCAGGTGATATTAGTCAGGAGATGCTAGACCTACTCATTTTAGATGATCGTGATCAAGAATTTTATGATTATCTCACCAATTTTTTTGGGTTAAACGATACGGAACTATCTTTTATTGTTCTTTGGTTTAAATCAATGAGTGATGCCTATTCCACTAGTAACCGCGCCCAGATTATTTATGAAAAACTCAAAAAATTGAACCATTCTTTTTACAAAAAGAATGTCAAGTATATCATGGCTGTTGAGAGTCGGACTAATACCAAAATTGATTTTAGTACCCCAACCGGGGAACTATTTCTCGCTACCATTATTGCCGGACAGTTCCATTTGAATTTATTCCACGATTTGAGTTTTACCATTGCAAATATTGATATGGATCACTTTGGTGGTAATATTGAAATTGGATTATTCGAAGGAATTAAAAATATCACCTTACCCAACAACACTGAACTTGATCCTGGCGAATTAAATACTGCAATCATGTTCAATGCAATGGCTTTTATGCTTATCTTCCCACACCATTATTTTGATCCCCAAATTAATATTTTAATTAAGATGGACGCTCCGGCTTATGCGGAACAAATTTTCACATTACACCTGAGAGAAATTTTAGATCCATATTTTAATGTTGCGATCTTTAATCAAAAAACTTCAAATCACGTGCAACCTGATCTATTAGTTAGTACCGCTCTCTTTCTGGATGAGTCTATTGATCAAAAATATCAAATTTTTGTCAATCCACAATTAAATTCCAGTGATCGTACCAATTTACATAAAATTGTAACCATGATTACTGCAGAAAAAAGAGCAGAAAAATAAAAATAACCCCAGCAATATAATTGTTGGGGTTATTTTTATTTAATTTCAATTAATTGATCCTCAATCGTAATTGCACTCTTACCATGTTCCTTTGAATAATATAACGCATCATCTGCTCGTTGGTAAATCGTATCAAATTCTAGATCTGCAGCTTTAATAACTGTAATTCCCATCGAAATCGTTAATGTTAAAGTCTGTCCATCATATACTATCGGATGACGTTTCACATTCTTAGCCAATACCTTTGATAATGAAGTCACTTCTAGCGTCGTCGCATTATTAATAATAATACCAAATTCTTCACCACCTAGTCGATAAAAATTACTTTCCAAGCTGGTATTTTCTAAAGTTAATTGAACTTGTGCCGTTACCGACTTTAACACATTATCGCCCGTCGTATGACCATAAGTATCGTTGAACGCTTTAAAATTATCAATATCAAACATCAGAAAATAGAATGGCCGTTGATTCAATTGAAATAACTGAAAGGATTTTTCACTTTCTTGATTAAAAGCTTCTCGATTCCAAATTCCAGTTAAAAAATCTTTCTTCGATGAATCTTCAATTCTCAAATACCGGTCTAAGGCGGATCGTACAAAGTGATTTAGATAATGCACGATTGTCATTAAAACAATAAACTTAATTAACAAGGCCAAGTATTGATAAATTGCGCCATTATGCACACCCAAAATTAGAATCAACCACCAGGAACTACCCCAAATAATCATCCAAAAAACATAAAGATACATATTATTTAATATTTTTTTCCGGTTAGCATTAATATAATAACTACTCAAAACTACAATGATTAACCCCAAAATTCCTAACCCCAATTGGACAGAACTAATGCTCTGCTGGGTTAAAAAATAACCCAGCATACCCAATGCTAATAAAGACTCTAAAATTATTTGCGTTTTATTATCTAACATTAAAATAAAATAATACAGTATCACTAATTGTAAATTAGTCTGTGATAGGAGTAATTTGCCACCACTCATGATAATCAGATAGGTCTGAAAGATGATGATCGTTAAAATCGGAATAAAACCGCCAATCAAATGTAGTATTCTTTTTTTTGCAGGGTCCTGCAAATGGCTTCGTAATGATAAAACTAAAATAAAGTCAACCGCTAAAAGACCCAATACGATTAAAAAATCATGTAACGTATAGTAGGTAAAGACATGACCGATCGCCGACCATAATTGATTCAAAAAAATTATCATTGTCCTTCAAACATATTCCTTTCATAAAGTGCGTAATAAAAACATCGTCACTCAAGTGCAACGATGTTTATTGCTTAATCAATAATTTTTTTCCGTTCATCAATCAATAATGGAATTGGTAGAATGTCACTTGGCTTAGCAAAAAGATATCCCTGTTGAATCGTAATATTATGATTTTTCAACCAATCTGATAAGTCTTCTTTTTCAATTCCTTCAATTACAAGATCTAAATGATTATCAATCGTTATGGTATTTAGCAATTGAATCATTAGAGTCACTTGTTCATCATCCAAAATATTTCGCACATGCACTAATGACCATTTAATTCGTGTTAAATAGTCTTTAACTAACAAAAAATTACCAATTGAATTGTTACCCTGTTCCATGTCGTCTAAAGCTATTTTATAACCTAGTTCATGAATGGCCTTGAAGGCTTCCACGTTAATGGCAGTTGAATATTCATACTTTCGATCCGTCGCTGGATTTTCGGTAATTTCAATAATCAAGCGGTCGCGCAAATCAGGTTTAATCAAGTTCAATAATTGATATGTTCCCGCATATTCAAGTTCCTGTTGATCTAGATTAAACGAAAAACTACTGTTGGGATTCATTTCAAGAATCTGAGGCAATGCTTGGGCTAAAAAGTCCAAATAGTTTCGATGATGTTCCTCAGTGTTAGTTGCTTCTTCATATAAGGCCCCTGGAAAACCAGGCACACTATGACTTCTTAGCAATAACTCATATTCATCATATTGATCTTTTGCTAAATTAACGATCTTCTGACCCATAAAATAAAAATCATACATTTTTTATATTCCCCCAATTAATAACCGAAATCATTCTACGGCTTAAACGTCCCTACTTAAATTAGCTTGATTGGCGCCACACCCGCTGGTTTGGCAAACAAGAAGCCTTGTTGATTGGTAATATTATTTTTTACTAACCAATCCGATATTTCCGATGCTTCAATCCCTTCAATAACTAATTCCAAATCAAATTGATGGCTCAATTTATTTAAAAATTGAATTAAGCCTTCAATACTAGCATTGGGAATCCGATTTAAAACATGGACATATGACCATTTAATTTGATGAATATACGGCATCACCAATAAAATATTTCCGATGGAATTATTTCCTTGTGTTACATCGTCAAGGGATACTCGATACCCAAGAAGATTAATATCTCTAATTGCATCAACATTAATAGTCATTGGATAATCTTTATGCCTTTTGAGGGGAGGTAACTCAGTAATTTCAATTGTCAAATTTACACGCAACTTTACATCAATTTTACATAAAAATTCTAAAGTTGCATCATACTCTAGTTCTTGTTGATCGAGGTTTAAGCTGAAGTGTTGCCCTGGATTCAATTCTAGAATATGAATTAATTCACGCTCCAAAAAATCTAGATACTCAAGATGTTTGTCCTCTGAAACCATATATGAAACATATTCTTTTTCCGGAAAACCAGGAACACTATGACTACGTAGTAATAATTCGTATTCAGGATCTTCAGATTTTAATAAATTCACTATTTTTTGACCCATAAAATAAAAATCATTCATCTGTACGTACCAAACTCCAATCATTAAATATACTATCTAAATTTTAATGGTTATTATACTGTTTGTAAACATTTAAATACCCCTTTAACAAAATATTTAACAAACATAAATTTGGAATATTAAAACAACTTCGTTTTAAGGTAAACCTAATTCCATCGTAACAATTTTTAATATTTTTTAATTTAACTTTCTCTTATTAATTGTGGTAAATTTCAACTATCTCATTTAAGATATCTTGGCGCTTTCCTAATAAAATTAGTCGTTCATTATTAATAGGTAATATCAGATCTAAAGTTTTAAAATTTAATGCATTGGTGCTAATAGAAATACTAATTTTTTGGGACTGATGTGCATTCATGATCGTTTCTATCACCAACTAGATTTTTTCTTGAAGGTAACTTGTTCATTAATATTAATTTGTTGATCTATAAATCCATTTTCCTGCTCCTGATCCGAAGTAAATATTAACTCATTGAAAAAAGTTCATCGTGTTGTTTGACATTTCGTTTCAATCTGTTTGATTCATCAAAATATTTATAAATTATGTAATTAAAAATATTCATTTCATAATTTTCAAATTGATTTTGCGTTCCATCTGCAATCGTTCGATCAACTAGGAAGATATAGATTGATAAAATTCCCAAAATCATCCGACGACTTCCTGCGATCAATCCCGGATTGAGTAGTTGCAAACGCTCGTTATCCATTAAAAACTCTTTGATAAAATCTAAATTAGGATCTTTCGCAACATTATTTTTTGACAAATCAAATAGTTCATCCCCAACGTACAACTTATCATCTTCTATCAACTTAAAAAAATTTTGTAATACCTCGGTTTCGTCAATATCCATTAATGCAACTTTTTCGATTTCAGGATGCTCCATAATGAATTCATACATCATAATCCACCTTTTCAGATACATTCCCAACACACCATAATTTGAATCAATCACTTGTTGCTTAATATGCAACATTGGAAAATCAAAGGGCGGAATTTCATTCGTTAAGACATAAAGAGGGAGGTTCTTATCTTGAGTTTAATTATATAAAGTTTCAATCGTATGACTAAAATTATTTTTAGATTGTTTGGTACCCGATCGTTGTAAATCTGCTTCACCAGATACAAATTGTCCCAGAACAATATTTTTATCGACATTAATTTCCATTTGCTACCTAAATCTACGGATATAATATTATCTTTCAAAATTGTTTTAGATTCCAGGCTTTCATCCCAACTGGTGGTCCTATTCCCTACAAAAATAAGGAGTATTTGATAATATATATCATAATTCTATTGTAAAAAAGAGTAATTGTCATATAACAATTACTCCTTCAATATCAAATTTTCTTAAAACAGTATATTTATTATTATCAATTAAAAAACTTATCGCGTGATCAGTCCTGCAACACCCATCCCACCACCAACACAAAGGGCAGCTACCCCAACATGCTTATCAGCATGCATTAATTCATAGATCAATGTGACTAATATTCGACTGCCAGAAGCTCCGACTGGATGTCCAAGAGCAATCGCTCCGCCATTTGGATTGACTTTATTTGCATCGATATTCAAGAGTTGATTACAGGCTAAAGATTGGGCAGCAAAGGCTTCATTTAATTCAAAATAATCAACATCCGCTTGCTTAAAATACGGATAATCACGGAATAACTTTTCAACCGCATAGTAAGAACCAATCCCCATGAGTTCAGGCTCGAGTCCAACCAATGATGCTCCTTGCCATTGAGCCAAGGGCTTTAACCCTAATTCGTGTAGTTTACTTTCACTAACTAATACCACGGCAGCCGCCCCATCATTAAGCCCCGAAGCATTACCTGCGGTGACCGCTCCATCCGTTTTATAAACGGTAGGTAACTTTGCCAATTTTTCAATCGACGTGTCTCGCCGTGGAGCCTCATCTTGTGCGATAGTATAAGTTTGGCCTTTTCGATCAACCATTGGCACAGATACCAACTCATCATCAAACTTTTGTCGGTCTATCGCGGCAATCGCCTTTTGGTGACTTTCATAGCTGAACTGATCCATGCGCTCACGAGTAATATGATATTTGTCAGCGATATTCTCAGCAGTAATTCCCATATGAAAGCCGCCCTGCGCATCAGTAAGCGCGTCTGACAATAAGGCATCTACCATCTTGCCATCCCCTAACCGTGCGCCAAAACGAGCTTGATCCAAAACGTAGGGTGAATTAGACATACTCTCCATTCCTCCCGCAACGATGACATCTGCCTGCTTGGCCTGAATTAAAGCTGCCGCCATATTAATGCTAGATAACCCTGAACCACATACATCGTTAATCGTTATGGCTGGCACTTGAATCGGTAGCCCTGCTTTTAACGCCGCTTGGCGCGCCGGATTTTGACCCTGACCAGCTTGTACAACATTTCCCATCAAGACCTGACTAATTTGATCAGGTGCTAGCCCAGACTGTTCTAGGGCTCCTTTAATTGCGAATGACCCTAAATCCGAGGCGGTTAAAGGCGCAAAGACACTACCAAACTTTCCAATGGGGGTTCGCTTAGCCCCAACAATATAAACTCGCTCCATTATTTATTCTCCTATGGATCATCATTTTGATAATTTGATTAATCTGAAATTATATTTCCCTGATACAAAGTTCCCTCAATTGCCACGTTTAGTCTGCTTTGCTGTACAACTATGGGTAACGCAATCTGCAACCCCACTTTCGCATCATTAGGAACCACTCCTATAAATGCGGTACCATTCAGCATGACCTGGACGAGATCTCCCGCCTGATAGTTTCCTTTGACTTGCATCTTTTGCTGTGAAGCGTCCAACGAATTATTTAGCTCATTGAATGGTCCAGCTAATCGAACTTGAGTTAAATTTTCAATACCATCACTGACGGTGGCTGTTTGCTCGGTGATCGCTGCATTAGCGACCACTGGCTGAAACAAATTAAAATTAACGGTAACCATGACTGTTGCAAGTGAGCTAATCAAAAAGAGCTTGGCTTGGTTAACTGGATTCACTTTTGAAAAATTCTTTAATTTTGCCATTAACTAGGTACCTCCGTCTTTCATAATTTAATTATGACGAGGTAACAATAAAATAAGCTTTAACTATAACAAATATTTTATTACATCCAATTAATCAATGTCAATATTCATATATATCAAGACATTCAACTTATTTCATTACTAAAGTACCCGTTAAAGAATTCGCACAATTGGATATGAAATTTACCAATACTGTTTTTTAATCTCATTTAGAGTAGCTTACTGTGCATAATAAAAAAACCTATCAACTAAAAATTAATCTAGTAAAGTAAACATCCTAGGTTAGATAAAATAATGTTCAACTTAGGGGATTATTTTTTATGGCAACGGATACAAATCAATTCAAGAAATCAGTTGTTAGGGACTGTCTTGAATATTCTAAGACACTATTTCAAATTACACGATATTTTAATATACCATCGTAAAAGACACTACGTACGTGAATTAATCAATGGCATGATCTTGGATGAATTAACCGATAGCGCTAAACTAAGCCGAAGTGTTACTATTATGTCTTCCCTCACCTTAATCATTACAAAAGTGATAAAGTGCTCTTCAGTGCCATTCAGGATGTAAAATCAACTAAATTTAAAACAGAATATAGTTATCGCAGAATCACTATACTTTTCAAGATGAAAGTATTCGAAATTAATCATAAACGCGTTCTACGAATCATGCGCTAGAACGGATTATTAAGTACGACTTTCAAAAAAAGTATCCGTCGTTATCGTTATTATAAGGATGTGTTTGCAGAAATCTGTGACCGATTGATTAAACACGACTTTAAAGCAAGTGCACCTTATCAAAAAATTGTCACAGATATAACAGAAATTAACTATACACAAGGTTAAAAAGCTTGTATTAAACCCATTGACTAATATTCTAAAATACAAAATGCGATTATTCATAGTGATCAAAGAATGCATTACCAATTGAAACAATTTATAAACAAAATAAAACAAGCGAGCCTTGAACAGAGTATGAGACATAAGAAAACGCCAATTGATAACGCATATATCGAAAACTTTTCCCATATAATAAAAGCAAATATAACTCATAATAAGTTAAGATAAATTTAAGAAACAATTAAAAGAATTCATTCAGTATTACAATAATATGCGAATAAAAGAAAGACTCGGCAGCCTTTCACCTATTGAATACAGACTTGGGTCCATCAAGAAAACTAGACAATTTTTTTATCCAGTCCAATAGGTTCACTTCAGATTATATCAGTAAGCTTTTAAATTATTCTATTTGTGTTTCTTCCAGATAATCAATCCAGCTAATGACATTAAAATTAACATTTCAGTTCCAGTAAATGTTAATTTTTGAGTTGAAGTCTTAGGTAACATCGTTTTAATAGTGTTAACAACACTATTGGTGTTATTATCAGAATCTGAATTTGAGTCACTATTGTCAGTATCAACCACTGGTAACGTCGGTACATTTATTTCTGGATTAACTGGAATATTTGGATTATCAATATTTGGTTTTATTGGCATAGTTGGTATTTGAACTTTTGGATAAACTGAAAGACGTGGAATATCAACTATTGGTTCAAATGGTTTAGTAGGAGTATTTATATCTGGATCTGCAGGTAACACTGGTGTCTTTGTTACCGGGTTCACAGGTTTTTTTGGTGTATTTGTATTTGGGTTGGCTCCTATGTCAATAATTCGGACATAAAAATACGAATAAATTTTGAAAAACGTTTTAATTATTTAACGTACTGGTAAAGTATGTGATTTATCTAAAAAAGTGCATCCTTTAATGTTTCCATGCCATTCTAAACAACCCGTCTATACTTATCGTTTTAAACGGGATATTAATATGATTTATTTGTAGCTACGCTACAAGGGAAATTCGATCACTGTTATACCAGCGAATATAGCTATCAATGCCAGCTATTGCTTCATTAATTGTCTTAAATTCTTGAAAATTAATGTATTCACGCTTCAAAATTGAGTGAAAGCTCTCAATTCTTGCGTTATCACCAGGTTGTCCTTTACGAGAATAAGAATGCTTAATCCCAAAACGAGTTAAAGTACTTTCAAATAAATCGCTTGTATACTGACTCCCCATATCGCTATGAATAATGCTTGGTTTAACAGACTTTACTGCGACTTGATTAATGACGTCGGTTGCTAATTCCTTAGTCATATGACTTCCAACTTTATAAGAAATAACCCGCCGGGTTACGGGATTGTACACACTAGCTAGATAAACCCAAGTATTTTTAACGGGAATATACGTAATATCTGTTAAAAGAATATTGGATTGATCAGGTAATCCTTTAATTAGATTTGGTCGTTGATCATATTCAGTATGTGTTTTAGGCTTATTAATTCGTTTAGTCATCCTAGACCTAATTTTTAAAGCGTACATCTGTTTATAAACCATACGCTGGCTAATTTTAATTTTTAACTGACGATTTAATAAAATTGTTAATCGCGGGTATCCATACATAGGATATTTTAACCATGCATCTAATACCTTTTGCTTAATGAAATTGCGACGAAGAAGGGTTTTACCAGGCTTCCAATGTATATAGCCATAATAAGTCGATCGTGGAATTCTGAGGACGTTCAAAATTTTAGTAATGCGGTGCCCAACCTGTAGATTGTCATTAATAATTTTTAAGGTAGGAATACGTCCTTTGATGATCAATTTTTCGCCATAAGCACCGCTGCTCGTTTTAAAATATCAAGTTCTTCTTTTAGTTGTTTATTTTCTTTAATCAATGCCCTTTCATTTGCTGACAATACTTTCGTATTGTTAGGATCGGCTTGATTAACCCATTTAGAAACCGTTGAAACACTAACGTTGTATTCTTTTGCTAATGAATTAGCTGAACGACCAACTTTATGCAAGCTTACGATCGATTCTTTAAAGTCATTTGAATATTTGATAACCATAATAAAAAGCTCCTTTATGATGTATTATATCGAACAATTTGTCCGTAATTCCATCATAGGAGCCAAGATATCAAATGGTTGTACAACAACACTATCTTCTTCTGTTCCTAAAATAGTCACTATTCCCGGTTTAGTTAAATAATAAAAATTATATTGGTTTTCAGAACCAACTAAACTAGTAATCACAACTCCATCAATTAATATATAAACACTAGTTTCTAAATCGTCCTTTTTTGTTAAATACTTTCTTTTTGATCTATTAACTAGTGTCAAACCACTATCAGTGCTTTTCTTTAACTGATTTATCAGGTACTCTAATTCTTCATCCACCTATCATCAACTCCTTCAAAAAGCTAAATAAAAAATATGACTGTTGTAGGAAATTCTACATCAACCACACTTCCGTGTTTTTTTCGCTAATTAAAAATGCTGTGCTGTGCTGTGCTGTGCTGTGCTGTGCTGTGCTGTGCTGTGCTGTGCTGTGCTGTGCTCCGTCATTATGCGTCCACTTTCTAAAATAATGTCAATTTAATTTATTATTTTAAGTTTATATTAATATTTGAATAACTTAAGTATACAATGTTGCCAAAAGTAAGCGCTTCTTTTTTTTGTCTGATTTGTTTCATTTTTTGACTTGTGTGTCGTTACATTTGATACCATTAAAATAATTTATTATATTTTTGAAACATTATTTCTCTATTTGATCCTGTTTCGATAAGACATCAAGGAGTATAATTATTTGACTTTATAATAAATATAAAATTTTTTGAATAGAGATTTAGAAATGTCTACGAAAAATATAGTAATAACAGGTGGGGACGTCAGGAGTTGAATTCGCAATCGCAAAAAGCATAGCAAATGAGGACGTTCAATTAATCCTAATCAGAAGAAACAAAGAACAAGCCGAATCAGCAATAAAACAAATAAATTCAAATAGAAATATTTCTTATATGTTAGGAGATATTAGTAGTAAAATTGGTTTACAATCAGTATTAACTGAAATCAAAGAAAAAATCAATCATATTGAGGTATTAATCGACTGCGCTGGTGTTTACCCTAAATCACGTCAAATAAACATTGACATTAATCTCAGATCACATTATTTTTTAGACCATGCCTTGAAAAACTTACTATCAAATGCAGAACATCCTAGCATTGCAATTGTAACCGGTATGCCTAAGCCTATTCAAAAAATGCCAATTTGGGAACTTCAATTTAATATCACACTACGTGGAATGTGGGAATTAACCCATAAAACCTTATTAGTGAAACTACTTGCCAAAGAATTAAAAGTTAATAACATTAATGTAAACGCATTTTTCCCCGGTGATGTACAAAGCAATTTAATGAAGCACTCGAAGACCGTAAAAAATACCGAAGTACCCGTATCATATCTAGCTTTAAATCCTAATATGGATAATATGAATGGTAAATTCATAGACAATTACGGTCATATCGTCCCATTAAGCAATGGTAAATATAACACTGATATTGCAAAGCACCGACTTTCAAAATATTTAATGACAGAAGTCTAGTTATATCAC
Proteins encoded:
- a CDS encoding winged helix-turn-helix transcriptional regulator, which codes for MSEKIYNIGVEATIEIIGGKWKPIILCHLRHQPMRSSELLKVIPNISQKVLTTQLRELEKNEIINRKIFPELPPHVEYSLSEYGQSLNQLLDLLCTWGEVNIDRRSTRGEAVTVLNRDNLA
- a CDS encoding helix-turn-helix domain-containing protein, whose translation is MLEEFSTHFAADIYSNDIHHQGAILQIISDYPRGLDVTSIQEYFPLSRRTIYKYIEEINAVATLAEENKTDENIDYGEIKKENNLYYFTGNRISFQHIYSKIIDESVALIICKQLLVTREINVKQFCYDHYISETALRRNIVKFNNYMEKYGLSILIAKGFLSLHGTAPKIRFGLATFLWRNYRGLQWPFPNVSQKSMRNLALRIGTIYSIDFNQGKLMELMYILGTNFSQISVNNFISPGDISQEMLDLLILDDRDQEFYDYLTNFFGLNDTELSFIVLWFKSMSDAYSTSNRAQIIYEKLKKLNHSFYKKNVKYIMAVESRTNTKIDFSTPTGELFLATIIAGQFHLNLFHDLSFTIANIDMDHFGGNIEIGLFEGIKNITLPNNTELDPGELNTAIMFNAMAFMLIFPHHYFDPQINILIKMDAPAYAEQIFTLHLREILDPYFNVAIFNQKTSNHVQPDLLVSTALFLDESIDQKYQIFVNPQLNSSDRTNLHKIVTMITAEKRAEK
- a CDS encoding GGDEF domain-containing protein; protein product: MIIFLNQLWSAIGHVFTYYTLHDFLIVLGLLAVDFILVLSLRSHLQDPAKKRILHLIGGFIPILTIIIFQTYLIIMSGGKLLLSQTNLQLVILYYFILMLDNKTQIILESLLALGMLGYFLTQQSISSVQLGLGILGLIIVVLSSYYINANRKKILNNMYLYVFWMIIWGSSWWLILILGVHNGAIYQYLALLIKFIVLMTIVHYLNHFVRSALDRYLRIEDSSKKDFLTGIWNREAFNQESEKSFQLFQLNQRPFYFLMFDIDNFKAFNDTYGHTTGDNVLKSVTAQVQLTLENTSLESNFYRLGGEEFGIIINNATTLEVTSLSKVLAKNVKRHPIVYDGQTLTLTISMGITVIKAADLEFDTIYQRADDALYYSKEHGKSAITIEDQLIEIK
- a CDS encoding EAL domain-containing protein, with the translated sequence MGQKIVNLAKDQYDEYELLLRSHSVPGFPGALYEEATNTEEHHRNYLDFLAQALPQILEMNPNSSFSFNLDQQELEYAGTYQLLNLIKPDLRDRLIIEITENPATDRKYEYSTAINVEAFKAIHELGYKIALDDMEQGNNSIGNFLLVKDYLTRIKWSLVHVRNILDDEQVTLMIQLLNTITIDNHLDLVIEGIEKEDLSDWLKNHNITIQQGYLFAKPSDILPIPLLIDERKKIID
- a CDS encoding EAL domain-containing protein; the encoded protein is MIGVWYVQMNDFYFMGQKIVNLLKSEDPEYELLLRSHSVPGFPEKEYVSYMVSEDKHLEYLDFLERELIHILELNPGQHFSLNLDQQELEYDATLEFLCKIDVKLRVNLTIEITELPPLKRHKDYPMTINVDAIRDINLLGYRVSLDDVTQGNNSIGNILLVMPYIHQIKWSYVHVLNRIPNASIEGLIQFLNKLSHQFDLELVIEGIEASEISDWLVKNNITNQQGFLFAKPAGVAPIKLI
- a CDS encoding thiolase family protein, translating into MERVYIVGAKRTPIGKFGSVFAPLTASDLGSFAIKGALEQSGLAPDQISQVLMGNVVQAGQGQNPARQAALKAGLPIQVPAITINDVCGSGLSSINMAAALIQAKQADVIVAGGMESMSNSPYVLDQARFGARLGDGKMVDALLSDALTDAQGGFHMGITAENIADKYHITRERMDQFSYESHQKAIAAIDRQKFDDELVSVPMVDRKGQTYTIAQDEAPRRDTSIEKLAKLPTVYKTDGAVTAGNASGLNDGAAAVVLVSESKLHELGLKPLAQWQGASLVGLEPELMGIGSYYAVEKLFRDYPYFKQADVDYFELNEAFAAQSLACNQLLNIDANKVNPNGGAIALGHPVGASGSRILVTLIYELMHADKHVGVAALCVGGGMGVAGLITR